In one window of Myxococcus virescens DNA:
- a CDS encoding COG3014 family protein produces MSIFSRSPVRLSGWGALALASVLLLSSGCAGDYVARTRGVRSAYQQGDYSRALSSLEAAAKEGPEQDRLLVLMDKGMVLHAAGQWAESNAVLEEAERLSEQIDSVSVSEEAKTLVTNERQRTYRGEDFEKLMISVLQALNYAELGDDEAAMVEVRQVNERLEKMIAEEKKPYEQLAIARYLGGVIREDQRDWDSAYIDYAKAYEIAPRKDALAEPLLRLAKKVGRDDMYAELLAKYPDVPHEPLAPDEGQLVVVVEAGLSPEKQRGSRDPGGGGDLIEVPTYRNRGLAPPVSVALEGQSQQAVTVTSLADVAVVHLNDRIGRMLAKQLAGVAVKAGVAAGVGALTKSDELGVLTFLVLNAMNAPDLRSWLSLPAEFQVARFRVPAGNHTVRVTSWGQVTEHPVEVKPGRVGLLVLRRY; encoded by the coding sequence ATGTCCATCTTCTCCCGCAGCCCGGTCCGCCTGAGCGGGTGGGGCGCGCTCGCGCTCGCGAGCGTGCTCCTCCTGTCGTCGGGCTGTGCGGGTGACTATGTCGCGCGCACCCGGGGCGTGCGGTCCGCGTACCAGCAAGGGGACTATTCGCGCGCGCTGTCTTCGCTGGAGGCCGCGGCGAAGGAAGGGCCCGAACAGGACCGCCTGCTGGTGTTGATGGACAAGGGCATGGTGTTGCACGCCGCCGGGCAGTGGGCGGAGAGCAACGCCGTGCTCGAGGAGGCGGAGCGGCTCAGCGAGCAGATCGACAGTGTCTCCGTCAGCGAGGAGGCGAAGACGCTCGTCACCAACGAGCGTCAGCGCACCTACCGTGGGGAGGACTTCGAGAAGCTGATGATTTCCGTCCTCCAGGCGCTCAACTACGCGGAGCTGGGCGACGACGAAGCCGCCATGGTGGAGGTCCGCCAGGTCAACGAGCGCCTGGAGAAGATGATCGCCGAGGAGAAGAAGCCCTACGAGCAGCTCGCGATTGCCCGCTACCTGGGCGGCGTCATCCGGGAGGACCAGCGGGACTGGGACTCGGCCTACATCGACTACGCGAAGGCCTATGAAATCGCGCCCCGCAAGGACGCGCTGGCCGAGCCCCTGCTGCGGCTGGCGAAGAAGGTGGGCCGCGACGACATGTACGCGGAGCTGCTGGCGAAGTACCCGGACGTCCCGCACGAGCCGCTGGCGCCGGACGAAGGGCAGCTCGTCGTCGTGGTGGAGGCGGGCCTGTCTCCCGAGAAGCAGCGCGGCTCCAGGGACCCGGGCGGCGGTGGCGACCTGATTGAAGTCCCCACCTACCGGAACCGGGGGCTCGCGCCGCCCGTGAGTGTCGCCCTGGAGGGCCAGTCCCAGCAGGCGGTGACGGTGACGTCCCTGGCGGACGTGGCCGTGGTCCACCTGAATGACCGGATTGGCCGCATGTTGGCGAAGCAGCTCGCGGGCGTGGCCGTGAAGGCGGGCGTGGCCGCGGGCGTGGGCGCGCTGACGAAGAGCGATGAGCTGGGCGTGCTGACCTTCCTCGTCCTCAACGCGATGAATGCGCCAGACCTGCGTTCCTGGCTCTCCCTGCCCGCGGAGTTCCAGGTGGCGCGCTTCCGCGTGCCCGCGGGGAATCACACCGTGCGTGTGACGAGCTGGGGGCAGGTGACGGAGCATCCGGTGGAGGTGAAACCGGGCCGGGTGGGGTTGTTGGTGCTCCGGCGCTACTGA
- a CDS encoding heme oxygenase (biliverdin-producing): protein MSATGTLRLPRTDVSARVKRLVEPQLPASPEQPQAAPPAPLSVLLAEGTAKLAEQAERSLFIQSLFFDAWEGGIYGQYVRAQHYVSHLRQLHTLYAAFEAALPHVMGTTLTTALLLPELRLASALEADLTYFCGESRADTFACVETRLHAERIREVAEEAPHLLVAHAYARCVLDVFSGHRRARRITDAFELAEGQGTTFYGTVPEAELAAFRVRFHSRLDGLELDEDEAREVVQEARMAFRLHALVCNELARGATGIAAGPHADAR, encoded by the coding sequence GTGAGCGCCACCGGCACGTTGCGGCTGCCGCGGACGGATGTGTCCGCGCGTGTGAAGCGGCTGGTGGAGCCCCAGCTCCCTGCGTCCCCGGAGCAGCCCCAGGCCGCCCCCCCGGCGCCCCTGTCCGTGCTGCTGGCGGAAGGCACGGCGAAGCTGGCCGAGCAGGCGGAGCGCTCGCTGTTCATCCAGTCCCTCTTCTTCGACGCGTGGGAGGGCGGCATCTACGGCCAGTACGTCCGGGCGCAGCACTACGTGAGCCACCTGAGGCAGCTCCACACGCTCTATGCGGCGTTCGAAGCGGCGCTGCCCCACGTCATGGGCACCACGCTCACCACCGCGCTGCTGCTGCCCGAGCTGCGGCTGGCCTCCGCGCTGGAAGCGGACCTGACGTACTTCTGCGGCGAGTCCCGGGCGGACACCTTCGCCTGCGTGGAGACGCGGCTGCACGCCGAGCGCATCCGGGAGGTGGCCGAGGAGGCCCCTCACCTGCTGGTGGCGCACGCCTACGCGCGCTGCGTGCTGGACGTCTTCAGCGGGCACCGCCGGGCGCGGCGAATCACGGATGCCTTCGAGTTGGCGGAAGGCCAGGGCACCACCTTCTACGGCACGGTGCCCGAGGCCGAGCTGGCGGCCTTCCGCGTCCGCTTCCACTCGCGCCTCGACGGGCTGGAGCTGGACGAGGATGAGGCGCGAGAGGTGGTGCAGGAAGCGCGCATGGCCTTCCGGCTCCACGCGCTCGTGTGTAACGAGCTGGCCCGGGGCGCCACGGGCATCGCCGCGGGCCCCCACGCCGACGCCCGGTAG
- a CDS encoding sigma-54-dependent transcriptional regulator: MQDEMAQLLTDLRGAKDFEAAAAATLRRLQAVAQEAVASSRYAARGRVLRGIVHLRPGEAYRSLAALEVGAAEITDASVGTPFFTSATAWRAVVEHRCAVSIDVNVGTVQPHAPNAPVTGDPSLAGFNSHESRQRFLGRHATHVCVLPLRTPGGDIEGMISLEADCLAAMGQDFVWLEAGDRLQLLADVAAPYLARLPQRPVARPEVDEFLPVVGRSMAELLPILRVFALQDETILISGATGAGKSRLARWCHERSNRRGKPFETLDLVTVPEDLQMAELFGWKKGAFTGAVRDAPGSVARAEGGTLFIDEIDKLSLKAQAGLLHLLESRSYRPLGEGTGERQADVRFIIGTNADLHAEVRAGRFREDLYYRVNVLPVRMPALQERQDEIPLWAQYMVNRRHRERSPDGHARLMKEAERLLVGSPWPGNLRQLDNIVRRAYTLAMVEHADASGELVLHEKHVARALDYEQAPGARPLPEALRAAAQAFVAEARRRNAPLDLDLADAFRGMVLGLAIRQVGRDEGFKLLGRESLVKNRNHHKALKRELEKVDSLYKALGEEGSPFSDLLSEVEAV, encoded by the coding sequence ATGCAAGACGAGATGGCGCAACTCCTCACGGATTTGCGGGGAGCCAAGGACTTCGAGGCTGCGGCTGCCGCAACGCTCCGGCGGCTGCAGGCCGTCGCCCAGGAGGCCGTTGCGTCCAGTCGGTACGCAGCCCGGGGGCGGGTGCTGCGAGGCATCGTCCACCTCCGTCCCGGCGAGGCCTACCGCAGTCTGGCCGCGCTGGAGGTAGGGGCTGCGGAGATTACGGATGCCAGTGTAGGCACGCCCTTCTTCACCTCCGCCACGGCCTGGCGCGCGGTGGTGGAGCACCGGTGCGCGGTCTCCATCGACGTGAATGTCGGGACGGTGCAGCCCCATGCGCCCAACGCCCCCGTGACGGGAGACCCGAGCCTGGCGGGCTTCAACAGCCATGAGAGCCGGCAGCGCTTCCTGGGCCGTCATGCGACACACGTCTGTGTGCTTCCGCTGCGCACGCCGGGTGGGGACATCGAGGGCATGATTTCGCTGGAGGCGGACTGCCTGGCCGCGATGGGGCAGGACTTCGTCTGGCTGGAGGCGGGAGACCGGCTCCAACTGCTGGCGGACGTGGCGGCGCCGTACCTGGCCCGGCTGCCGCAGCGGCCCGTGGCCCGGCCGGAGGTGGATGAGTTCCTCCCGGTGGTGGGGCGCTCCATGGCGGAGCTGCTGCCCATCCTCCGTGTCTTCGCGCTGCAGGATGAGACCATCCTCATCAGCGGCGCCACGGGCGCGGGCAAGTCACGGCTGGCGCGCTGGTGCCACGAGCGCTCCAATCGTCGCGGCAAGCCCTTCGAGACGCTGGACCTGGTGACGGTGCCGGAAGACCTCCAGATGGCGGAGCTCTTCGGCTGGAAGAAGGGCGCCTTCACCGGCGCGGTGCGAGATGCCCCCGGCAGCGTGGCCCGCGCGGAGGGCGGCACGCTGTTCATCGACGAAATCGACAAGCTGTCGCTCAAGGCCCAGGCGGGACTGCTGCACCTGCTGGAGTCGCGCAGCTACCGGCCGCTGGGCGAGGGCACCGGTGAGCGGCAGGCGGACGTGCGCTTCATCATCGGCACCAACGCGGACCTGCACGCGGAGGTCCGCGCCGGCCGCTTCCGCGAGGACCTCTACTACCGCGTCAACGTGCTGCCAGTGCGCATGCCGGCCCTGCAGGAGCGCCAGGACGAAATCCCCCTGTGGGCGCAGTACATGGTGAACCGCCGGCACCGCGAGCGCTCGCCGGACGGCCACGCCCGGCTGATGAAGGAGGCGGAGCGGTTGCTGGTGGGGAGCCCCTGGCCGGGCAACCTGCGGCAGCTCGACAACATCGTCCGCCGCGCCTACACGCTGGCCATGGTGGAGCACGCGGACGCCTCGGGCGAGCTGGTGCTGCACGAGAAGCATGTCGCGCGGGCGCTCGACTATGAGCAGGCCCCGGGAGCCCGGCCGCTGCCGGAGGCGCTGCGTGCCGCCGCGCAGGCCTTCGTCGCCGAAGCACGCCGCCGCAATGCCCCGTTGGATTTGGACCTGGCCGATGCCTTCCGCGGCATGGTGCTGGGGCTCGCCATCCGCCAGGTGGGGCGGGACGAGGGCTTCAAGCTGCTGGGCCGCGAGAGCCTGGTGAAGAACCGCAACCACCACAAGGCGCTCAAGCGCGAGCTGGAGAAGGTGGACTCGCTCTACAAGGCGCTGGGCGAGGAGGGCTCGCCCTTCTCCGACTTGCTGTCGGAGGTCGAAGCCGTCTGA
- a CDS encoding DUF2157 domain-containing protein, giving the protein MLKPLLDLDATPERLRALADAGILTPTTLERALHLSVATPPRQDWRRFLSTTLMGLGALLVLAGVIYFFAYNWADMHRFAKLGLIAAAITGTAVGAWKQGATLGGQLSLFAASVLVGALLAVYGQAYQTGADPYELFIGWTVLILPWVAVSRFAPLGLLALVLVNTGILLFWEQVLDTELDQTYWLAVVLGGLNGFTWATYEHFANLRVSWLQARWVPRVLAVMAVGPVLIASVPFIMHPARAPTGAVVALLLVLASLAAEYALHRHLKGELFMLTLGAVSVMTLLTSGAVSIVFDSYQDVEVLGLFVLPLFVIAQVALAVWWLRHEARVTGATEES; this is encoded by the coding sequence GTGTTGAAACCCTTGCTCGACCTTGACGCGACGCCGGAGCGACTCCGGGCGCTCGCGGACGCTGGCATCCTGACGCCGACCACCCTGGAGCGCGCGCTGCACCTGTCCGTGGCCACCCCGCCGCGGCAGGACTGGCGGCGCTTCCTCTCCACCACGCTGATGGGCCTGGGCGCGCTGCTGGTGCTCGCGGGCGTCATCTACTTCTTCGCGTACAACTGGGCGGACATGCACCGCTTCGCGAAGCTGGGCCTCATCGCGGCGGCCATCACCGGCACGGCCGTGGGCGCCTGGAAGCAAGGCGCGACGCTGGGCGGGCAACTGTCCCTGTTCGCGGCCTCGGTGCTCGTGGGCGCGCTGCTGGCCGTCTACGGGCAGGCGTATCAGACGGGCGCGGACCCGTATGAGCTGTTCATCGGCTGGACCGTGCTCATCCTTCCCTGGGTGGCGGTGTCCCGCTTCGCGCCTCTGGGGTTGCTGGCGCTGGTGCTGGTCAACACCGGCATCCTCCTCTTCTGGGAGCAGGTGCTGGATACGGAGTTGGACCAGACCTACTGGCTGGCGGTGGTGCTGGGCGGGCTCAACGGCTTCACCTGGGCCACCTACGAGCACTTCGCCAACCTGCGCGTGTCCTGGCTCCAGGCGCGCTGGGTGCCCCGGGTGCTGGCGGTGATGGCGGTGGGCCCGGTGCTCATCGCCTCGGTGCCATTCATCATGCACCCGGCACGAGCCCCCACCGGCGCCGTGGTGGCGCTCCTCCTGGTGCTGGCCTCGCTCGCGGCCGAGTACGCCCTGCACCGGCACCTGAAGGGCGAGCTGTTCATGCTCACGCTCGGCGCGGTGAGCGTGATGACGCTCCTGACCTCCGGCGCCGTCAGCATCGTCTTCGACTCCTACCAGGACGTGGAAGTCCTGGGCCTCTTCGTGCTGCCGCTCTTCGTCATCGCCCAGGTGGCGCTCGCGGTGTGGTGGCTGCGGCATGAAGCCCGCGTCACCGGCGCCACGGAGGAGTCCTGA
- a CDS encoding DUF4401 domain-containing protein: MALRPSLQDVLNALQAEGQLEPDAVDRARVALEAYQRQSVAVPWFVKAFAGVGAWLSAIFVLSFFACAGLWEEQVVMGVVGLGLCAGATMLRRTLRGVFVEQLALALCLAGAAMASASFGIETENENVAATLVLVISGVLLFVYPDAILRFLSTLGVVGAAGFLAWHVVGGFALDLLILGCAALMYFLFLEQARLRRGPTGELVGPVAFALACAIPGVLLARGMRDVARHLFDTASALPDAVLTLGLTALTLYTAWRVLRELALEPTGVAGAAVFAALTLVAVLTPHTPAVITAVGMLVLGFHRRSSVLLGLAVAYLLASGSWYYYDLGLTLLAKSLALMGSGLVFLGLRSFLLRRFPAPASEVR, translated from the coding sequence ATGGCCCTGCGTCCCTCGTTGCAGGACGTGTTGAACGCGCTCCAGGCCGAAGGCCAGCTCGAGCCCGACGCCGTGGACCGCGCCCGCGTGGCCCTGGAGGCATACCAGCGCCAGTCCGTGGCCGTGCCCTGGTTCGTGAAGGCCTTCGCTGGCGTCGGCGCCTGGCTGTCCGCCATCTTCGTGCTGAGCTTCTTCGCCTGCGCGGGCCTCTGGGAGGAGCAGGTAGTAATGGGCGTGGTGGGCCTGGGCCTGTGCGCGGGCGCGACGATGCTGCGCCGCACGCTGCGCGGCGTCTTCGTGGAGCAGCTCGCGCTGGCGCTGTGTCTGGCCGGCGCCGCCATGGCCTCCGCCAGCTTCGGAATCGAAACGGAGAACGAAAACGTCGCCGCGACGCTGGTGCTGGTCATCAGTGGCGTGCTGCTCTTTGTCTACCCAGACGCCATCCTCCGCTTCCTGAGCACGTTGGGGGTGGTCGGCGCAGCCGGCTTCCTCGCATGGCACGTGGTGGGCGGCTTCGCGCTGGACCTGCTGATTCTGGGCTGCGCTGCGCTGATGTACTTCCTCTTCCTGGAGCAGGCCCGGCTGCGACGGGGCCCCACGGGCGAGTTGGTGGGGCCAGTGGCCTTCGCGCTCGCGTGCGCCATCCCCGGCGTGCTGCTGGCGCGCGGGATGCGAGACGTGGCCCGGCACCTCTTCGACACCGCCTCCGCGCTCCCGGATGCCGTGCTGACGCTGGGGCTGACAGCCCTGACGCTGTACACGGCGTGGCGGGTGCTGCGTGAGCTGGCGCTGGAGCCCACCGGCGTGGCGGGCGCGGCGGTGTTCGCGGCGCTGACGCTGGTGGCCGTGCTCACGCCCCATACACCGGCGGTCATCACCGCCGTGGGCATGCTGGTGCTCGGCTTCCACCGGCGCAGCAGCGTGCTGCTGGGGCTGGCGGTGGCGTACCTGCTCGCGTCCGGCAGTTGGTACTACTACGACCTGGGCCTCACGCTGCTGGCCAAGTCGCTGGCGTTGATGGGCAGCGGCCTGGTGTTCCTGGGCCTGCGTTCGTTCCTGCTGCGGCGCTTCCCCGCCCCGGCGTCGGAGGTGCGGTGA
- a CDS encoding class I SAM-dependent methyltransferase gives MEKRTDWYEHPQYYEAIFGTDTVREVDFLQTLSERFGTGGKQWLEPACGAGRLVEEASSRGLRVVGYDISEAMLAHARKRLTPAQRRRVKLGPSRMESFADPSLEGQVDLAHCLVSTFRYLDSEAAARQHLLGTRRLLKPGGIYVLGFHLTDYARARPEHERWVGQVGEDRVVCNTNEGLPEQRARRSPMRNRLRVTGPDKDWLIETQWYFRTYSNAQAAKLFRDAGMRVLAGYTFDYDINAPVERGSLRLDRVFVLQPDPESPSADPAEPGRASARKAPKRASTPQKSRKISR, from the coding sequence ATGGAAAAACGCACCGACTGGTACGAACACCCGCAGTACTACGAGGCCATCTTCGGCACGGACACCGTGCGCGAGGTGGACTTCCTCCAGACGCTCAGCGAGCGCTTCGGCACGGGCGGCAAGCAGTGGCTCGAGCCCGCCTGCGGCGCGGGGCGGCTCGTCGAGGAGGCATCGAGCCGGGGCCTGCGGGTGGTGGGCTACGACATCTCCGAGGCGATGCTGGCCCATGCGCGCAAGCGCCTGACGCCGGCGCAGCGGCGGCGCGTGAAGCTGGGGCCGTCACGCATGGAGTCCTTCGCCGACCCGTCGCTGGAGGGGCAGGTGGACCTGGCGCACTGCCTGGTGTCGACCTTCCGCTACCTGGACAGTGAGGCCGCGGCGCGCCAGCACCTGCTGGGGACGCGGCGGCTCTTGAAGCCGGGCGGCATCTACGTGCTCGGCTTCCACCTCACGGACTACGCGCGCGCCCGGCCCGAACACGAGCGCTGGGTGGGGCAGGTGGGGGAGGACCGCGTCGTCTGCAACACGAACGAGGGCCTTCCGGAGCAGCGGGCGCGGCGCTCGCCCATGCGCAACCGCCTGCGCGTCACCGGGCCGGACAAGGATTGGCTCATCGAAACCCAGTGGTACTTCCGCACGTACAGCAATGCCCAGGCGGCGAAGCTGTTCCGTGACGCGGGCATGCGGGTGCTGGCCGGGTACACCTTCGACTACGACATCAACGCACCTGTGGAGCGGGGCAGCCTCCGGTTGGACCGCGTCTTCGTCCTCCAGCCGGACCCCGAGTCTCCGTCCGCGGACCCTGCCGAGCCTGGGCGTGCGTCCGCGCGGAAAGCGCCCAAGAGGGCCTCGACGCCCCAGAAATCGCGCAAGATTTCACGATGA
- a CDS encoding fimbrial protein, translated as MAANLECPKCGSELDVTGRGPGAIIRCACGNLSAVPKRSYWASPRGVALALGVFLLCPCVGVLAAIAIPNYNKLPVRSKQQECKANLRGFYAAQRNHNAEHGTFEPRIVNGGFIPERGNRYAYFTGTGPLVTRDAEEDAVPVDAEGVGVDRSRDASRRAITLADLPAWVSRQVGVFGTCPDCYVTMACAGNIDIDDTVDVWLISTKPLKDESGEAVPPGTPTNVVNDVDG; from the coding sequence ATGGCGGCGAACCTGGAGTGCCCGAAGTGCGGCAGCGAGCTCGATGTAACAGGGCGGGGCCCGGGCGCCATCATTCGCTGTGCCTGCGGGAACCTGTCGGCCGTCCCGAAGCGCTCCTATTGGGCGAGCCCGCGCGGCGTGGCGCTGGCCCTGGGGGTGTTCTTGCTCTGCCCCTGTGTGGGCGTCCTGGCCGCCATCGCCATCCCCAACTACAACAAGCTTCCGGTGCGCTCGAAGCAGCAGGAGTGCAAGGCGAACCTCCGTGGTTTCTACGCCGCCCAGCGCAATCACAACGCCGAGCACGGCACCTTCGAGCCGCGCATCGTGAATGGGGGCTTCATCCCGGAGCGAGGCAACCGCTACGCGTACTTCACGGGCACGGGGCCACTGGTGACGCGCGACGCGGAAGAGGACGCGGTTCCGGTGGACGCGGAGGGGGTTGGCGTGGACCGCTCGCGGGACGCGAGCCGCCGAGCCATCACCCTGGCGGACCTTCCCGCGTGGGTGTCCCGTCAGGTGGGTGTCTTTGGGACGTGCCCGGATTGCTACGTCACCATGGCCTGTGCGGGGAACATCGACATCGATGACACGGTGGATGTCTGGCTCATCTCCACGAAGCCGCTCAAGGATGAGTCCGGCGAGGCCGTTCCTCCCGGCACCCCGACGAATGTCGTGAACGACGTCGACGGTTGA
- a CDS encoding sigma 54-interacting transcriptional regulator yields MDAEMDALVQTAPVPVARRGPLRLKLLVLSGEQAGHSHVLRPGVVRLGTSSTCDIVLTDRVVSRQHLQLEVTDERVVATDLGSRNGTFHEGVRFTELEVRPGASLTLGTVVLKVVPEDSRERPLPLSSRRSFGALVGASVRMRELFTVLERVAAGGGDVLVQGETGTGKELCAEAIHQESARAGGPFIIVDIAGIPPSLMESELFGHVKGAFTGAQAERAGAFERAQGGTVFLDEVGELPLELQPRLLRALERRQVKRVGANDYRTVDMRVVAATHVDLEQAVQQGRFRKDLYHRLAVLKVIPPPLRERVEDLPLLIDAMLERLGRPPSALSEQTRALLAQYPWPGNVRELRNVVEQAIHLGEDTLPPMDAPSGSLRSPQGALDAELPFKEAKERLIEVFERDYLQGLIARCDRNISRAAREAGIARVYLRKLLTKHGMMLVDDDDARD; encoded by the coding sequence ATGGACGCGGAGATGGACGCGCTGGTCCAGACGGCGCCCGTCCCGGTGGCGCGGCGCGGCCCCTTGCGGTTGAAGCTGCTGGTGCTCTCCGGAGAGCAGGCGGGACACAGCCATGTCTTGCGCCCGGGGGTGGTCCGACTCGGCACGTCCTCGACGTGCGACATCGTCTTGACGGACCGCGTCGTGTCCCGACAGCACCTCCAGTTGGAGGTGACAGACGAACGGGTGGTGGCCACCGACCTGGGCTCGCGCAACGGCACCTTCCATGAAGGGGTGCGCTTCACCGAGTTGGAGGTGCGGCCCGGGGCGTCGCTGACGCTGGGCACCGTCGTCCTCAAGGTGGTGCCCGAGGACTCACGGGAGCGGCCTCTACCGCTGTCCTCGCGGCGGAGCTTCGGCGCGCTCGTGGGCGCCAGCGTGAGGATGCGCGAGCTGTTCACCGTCCTGGAGCGGGTGGCCGCGGGTGGCGGGGACGTGCTCGTCCAAGGCGAGACGGGGACGGGCAAGGAGCTGTGCGCGGAGGCGATTCACCAGGAGAGCGCCCGGGCCGGTGGGCCCTTCATCATCGTGGACATCGCCGGGATTCCGCCCTCCTTGATGGAGTCGGAGCTCTTCGGGCACGTGAAGGGTGCGTTCACGGGCGCCCAGGCGGAGCGCGCCGGGGCCTTCGAGCGTGCCCAGGGAGGCACCGTCTTCCTGGATGAGGTCGGCGAGCTGCCGCTGGAGCTGCAACCCCGGCTCCTGCGCGCGCTGGAGCGCCGGCAGGTGAAGCGCGTGGGCGCCAACGACTACCGCACGGTGGACATGCGCGTCGTCGCGGCCACGCACGTCGACCTGGAGCAGGCCGTGCAACAGGGCCGGTTCCGCAAGGACCTCTATCACCGGCTCGCGGTGCTCAAGGTCATCCCGCCCCCACTGCGGGAGCGGGTGGAAGACCTGCCGCTGCTCATCGACGCCATGCTGGAGCGACTGGGCCGTCCGCCCAGCGCCCTGTCCGAACAGACGCGCGCCCTGCTGGCCCAGTATCCCTGGCCCGGCAACGTGCGCGAGCTGCGCAATGTGGTGGAGCAGGCCATCCATCTGGGCGAGGACACCCTGCCGCCCATGGACGCCCCCTCCGGTTCGCTCCGGTCGCCACAAGGTGCGCTCGACGCGGAGCTGCCCTTCAAGGAGGCCAAGGAGCGGCTCATCGAGGTCTTCGAGCGGGACTACCTCCAGGGCCTCATCGCGCGCTGCGACCGGAACATCTCCCGCGCGGCCCGCGAGGCAGGCATCGCCCGGGTGTACCTGCGCAAGCTGCTCACGAAGCACGGGATGATGCTCGTGGACGACGACGACGCACGGGATTGA
- a CDS encoding ZIP family metal transporter: MSPVLATVALYSLIIVLGALAGAVVVVLNDRPTHLVRFLAFAAGVMLGAAFFHMLPEAYLGGGWWAFALVPAGFAFLLVLERYLVAHAGEDISHGDTMAGTGHSVHPGHVLGLTAFLGLSTHTLFDGIALGSAVEEGVGGMALLAIVAHKVPSALSLASILKTEGRSKASILSLSTLYGMMVPAGALLYFLFDAMLQFESLAAKALAFSAGTFLYIAVSDLLPHVHRHGKDQPGRNVLALFAGLLLMFLLARLMGHPEHPGH, from the coding sequence ATGTCGCCGGTCCTGGCCACGGTGGCCCTGTATTCCCTCATCATCGTCCTCGGCGCGCTGGCTGGCGCAGTGGTCGTCGTCTTGAACGACCGGCCCACCCATCTGGTGCGCTTCCTGGCTTTCGCCGCGGGCGTGATGCTGGGCGCGGCCTTCTTCCACATGCTGCCTGAGGCGTATCTGGGTGGCGGATGGTGGGCCTTCGCCCTGGTGCCCGCGGGCTTCGCCTTCCTGCTGGTGCTGGAGCGCTACCTCGTCGCGCACGCGGGCGAGGACATCTCCCACGGAGACACCATGGCGGGCACCGGGCACTCAGTGCATCCGGGCCACGTGCTGGGGCTCACCGCCTTCCTGGGGTTGTCCACGCACACGTTGTTCGACGGGATTGCCCTGGGGTCGGCGGTGGAGGAGGGCGTGGGGGGCATGGCGCTGCTGGCCATCGTCGCGCACAAGGTGCCCTCCGCGCTGTCGCTGGCCTCCATCCTCAAGACGGAGGGGCGCTCGAAGGCCTCCATCCTGTCGCTGTCCACGCTGTACGGGATGATGGTGCCGGCCGGCGCGCTGCTCTACTTCCTCTTCGACGCGATGCTGCAGTTCGAAAGCCTCGCGGCCAAGGCCCTGGCTTTCTCCGCGGGCACGTTCCTCTACATCGCCGTGTCGGACCTGCTGCCCCACGTGCACCGGCACGGCAAGGACCAGCCGGGCCGCAACGTGCTGGCGCTCTTCGCGGGCCTGCTGCTGATGTTCCTGCTCGCGCGGCTGATGGGGCACCCCGAGCACCCCGGCCACTGA
- a CDS encoding GDYXXLXY domain-containing protein, with protein MVRTAVIFGGLAFALLVPAGLVVQKEHVLRSGTPVLLELAPVDPRSLIQGDYMVLDYAISRERDANPVTTAKDGNMVLRLDANGVGSFVRFDTPGTPLAPGELKLRYRLRKERFRLGAEAFFFQEGHADRYEGARYGELRVADSGSSVLVGLRDAQRQPLGR; from the coding sequence ATGGTGCGCACGGCGGTCATCTTCGGCGGGCTGGCCTTCGCGCTGCTCGTCCCCGCGGGGCTCGTCGTCCAGAAGGAGCACGTGCTGCGCTCGGGCACGCCGGTGCTGCTGGAGCTGGCCCCCGTCGACCCGCGCTCGCTGATTCAGGGCGACTACATGGTGCTGGACTACGCCATCAGCCGCGAGCGGGACGCGAATCCCGTCACCACCGCCAAGGACGGAAACATGGTGCTGCGGCTGGACGCGAATGGCGTGGGCTCCTTCGTGCGCTTCGACACGCCCGGCACCCCGCTCGCGCCCGGCGAGCTCAAGCTCCGGTACCGCCTGCGCAAGGAGCGCTTCCGCCTGGGCGCGGAGGCCTTCTTCTTTCAGGAAGGCCACGCCGACCGCTACGAGGGCGCCCGCTACGGCGAGCTGCGCGTGGCGGACAGCGGCTCCAGCGTGCTGGTGGGCCTGAGGGACGCGCAGCGCCAGCCCTTGGGCCGCTGA
- the lpoB gene encoding penicillin-binding protein activator LpoB — MNTRRLLLSACLAASLSACTGPRAFTRGTYEDPNTIEMLSDRFNENDLQLIAKKMAESLATSPRFSQPRPDGSLPIVLVGKLKNSTSEHIDMRSLGDKIQTALAQTGRFALVDQQARQDIAEEYEYQQSGYVDPNTAKGPGQQTSVDFLMTGDLASIIQEVGRDKLVYYKMTAKLSNVRTGLIEWTDEKQIRKKFEKRGVSW, encoded by the coding sequence ATGAACACCCGCCGCCTGCTTCTGTCCGCCTGTCTCGCCGCTTCGCTGTCCGCCTGCACGGGCCCGCGCGCCTTCACGCGTGGCACGTACGAGGACCCGAACACCATCGAGATGCTGTCGGACCGCTTCAACGAGAACGACCTGCAGCTCATCGCGAAGAAGATGGCGGAGTCGCTCGCCACCTCGCCGCGCTTCTCCCAGCCCCGGCCGGACGGCTCGCTGCCCATCGTCCTGGTGGGCAAGCTGAAGAACAGCACCTCCGAGCACATCGACATGCGCTCGCTGGGCGACAAGATTCAGACGGCGCTGGCGCAGACGGGCCGCTTCGCCCTGGTGGACCAGCAGGCGCGCCAGGACATCGCGGAGGAGTACGAGTACCAGCAGTCCGGCTACGTGGACCCGAACACCGCCAAGGGCCCGGGTCAGCAGACGTCGGTGGACTTCCTGATGACGGGCGACCTCGCCTCCATCATCCAGGAGGTCGGCCGGGACAAGCTCGTCTATTACAAGATGACCGCGAAGCTCAGCAACGTGCGGACCGGCCTCATCGAGTGGACGGACGAGAAGCAGATCCGCAAGAAGTTCGAGAAGCGCGGCGTGAGCTGGTAA